The proteins below are encoded in one region of Pontibacter deserti:
- a CDS encoding LytR/AlgR family response regulator transcription factor, translated as MDVLIIEDEAAAASRISKMLQQLDATVRVLDVTDSIESSVQWLENNPQPDLILSDIHLADGSSFEIFRQTLVEAPVIFTTAYDQYAIDAFKLNSIDYLLKPIKLQELAQSLEKFKKTKYKIAAPTVDYTLLLQALQPQIKSAYQKRLVIKFGQHLKTVEIAEVAYFYTQERVTHLCTFEGKRLPIDQNLDEVEDILDPAHFFRINRQFIINIKAIDAMYSYSKARVKIDLNPASVHETIVSTERAATFKQWLVGK; from the coding sequence ATGGACGTACTGATAATTGAAGATGAAGCAGCTGCAGCCAGCCGCATCAGTAAAATGCTGCAACAACTCGATGCTACCGTACGTGTGCTCGATGTTACAGACAGCATTGAAAGCTCCGTGCAGTGGCTGGAAAATAATCCCCAGCCGGATCTTATACTTTCAGACATCCATCTGGCTGATGGTTCCAGTTTCGAGATTTTCAGGCAGACCTTAGTTGAAGCTCCGGTTATTTTTACAACCGCTTACGATCAGTACGCAATTGATGCTTTTAAGCTAAACAGCATTGATTACCTGCTGAAACCGATAAAGCTACAGGAACTGGCACAAAGCCTGGAAAAGTTTAAGAAAACAAAGTATAAAATTGCGGCCCCGACTGTTGATTATACTTTGCTGCTGCAAGCCTTGCAGCCACAAATTAAGTCTGCTTACCAAAAGCGACTGGTGATTAAATTCGGGCAGCACCTTAAAACAGTTGAAATAGCTGAAGTAGCTTATTTTTATACTCAGGAACGGGTAACGCATCTGTGTACCTTCGAGGGGAAGCGCCTGCCTATCGACCAGAACCTGGATGAAGTAGAAGACATTCTTGATCCGGCACATTTTTTTCGCATCAACCGCCAGTTTATCATTAATATTAAAGCTATTGATGCCATGTACAGTTACTCCAAAGCCAGAGTTAAGATAGATTTAAACCCGGCTTCTGTACACGAAACTATAGTTAGTACTGAACGTGCTGCGACTTTTAAGCAATGGTTAGTAGGGAAGTAG
- a CDS encoding sensor histidine kinase, translating to MKPNVWCNLLVVILLLTLAQVSVLGQSLYFNTTEVEYNNQPLKVRKLHQDRQGFIWLGTSNGLLRYTGTAYQPFSVPGDSAAHAVSAMYEDTQQQLWVGYDNGMLVKKQGQQLVPVINNGAHLNTPVTAIIEGNDKTLWVATYGQGVYFGKGKHFYHLGSKQGLPDDYTYTLATDKAGNIWVGTDRGIAIITLQHNTPDIRVLDSHDGLPDNIVTSIRSLATGEMLIGMQSAGLTKYNPELKKFTTPAASINWTYGSITQLQPHRTGTWVGTDGTGLMWLSKDGKVLKPVTPETSRVKVTDLLTDTEGHIWVASNSSVLLRANPVIKSINELKRQNIHAVLAARDKSTWFATDEGLFRKPENAATEVYLSSREKYQVVSLFEDKWGYIWVGTMGQGVLRLNPETGKYKQLSITNGLINENVLSITGKANELWLATLGGVTKCTLTANGNADEPDYTFHNFSQQNGLGTNYIYQAFIDSKNRIWFATDGKGITMLQNGKFRNFSGKDGLKSKTVYSITEDKKGNIWFSTLNSGVYKFDGRTFRNYSLQQGLHDLNITGMAADKHGNILLMNRQGVDVLNPETGDVLFYGKDAGISEPDPGLNVVSTGPDGRIWLGTQNGLLCYDPAFATDQFKPSTRLQDVQVFFKSVAGQQNHTFDHANNHLTFEYTGLWYQNPEDVIYKVKLEGYDRNWTESRNQTITYPNLPPGKYKFQVASAATPDFSGAKAVSYTFEIKPPFWRTYWFYTLSFLATVSGLFLFIKGREKRLRESERQEKDKVMFQFETLKSQVNPHFLFNSFNTLISTIEEDPEAAVQYVEKLSDFFRVMLTLREKDLISLREELDLVRDYAFLQQQRYRENLQVSIAVPEDAFCKQIPPLTLQLLLENAIKHNVISKAKPLMVHVFVQHDYVVVQNNFQPKQTPELSTNIGLQNIKKRYQLLGARNIKVEQTQELFTVSIPLIDLADDGRTDN from the coding sequence ATGAAGCCAAACGTGTGGTGTAATCTTTTAGTGGTGATTTTGCTGCTGACACTTGCGCAGGTATCTGTGTTGGGGCAATCGCTGTATTTTAATACTACCGAAGTAGAGTATAACAACCAGCCTTTAAAGGTCCGGAAGTTGCACCAGGACAGACAAGGTTTTATCTGGTTAGGTACCTCCAATGGACTGCTTCGCTACACCGGCACAGCCTACCAACCTTTCTCTGTTCCCGGAGATTCTGCTGCACATGCGGTTTCGGCTATGTACGAAGATACACAGCAGCAACTATGGGTGGGGTATGATAATGGCATGCTAGTAAAAAAGCAAGGACAGCAACTTGTACCTGTAATTAATAATGGAGCACACCTGAATACACCAGTTACCGCTATAATTGAAGGAAATGACAAAACACTTTGGGTAGCAACGTACGGCCAGGGTGTATACTTTGGTAAAGGCAAACACTTCTACCATCTGGGTTCAAAACAAGGCTTGCCGGATGATTATACCTATACTTTAGCCACTGACAAAGCAGGTAACATCTGGGTAGGTACAGACCGTGGTATCGCGATCATCACATTGCAGCATAACACACCTGATATCAGGGTTCTTGACTCTCATGATGGGCTACCTGATAACATTGTAACGTCCATTAGAAGCCTGGCAACTGGTGAGATGCTGATCGGGATGCAGAGTGCGGGCCTTACAAAATATAATCCTGAGCTAAAGAAGTTTACCACACCTGCTGCAAGTATAAACTGGACTTACGGAAGTATAACCCAACTGCAGCCCCACCGGACAGGTACATGGGTAGGCACCGACGGGACAGGTTTGATGTGGCTGAGCAAAGATGGCAAAGTGTTGAAGCCAGTTACTCCAGAGACATCACGGGTAAAAGTAACAGACTTGCTAACCGACACCGAGGGACACATCTGGGTAGCAAGTAACTCATCTGTTTTACTTCGTGCAAACCCGGTGATAAAAAGTATAAATGAGCTGAAACGGCAAAATATACATGCTGTGCTGGCTGCCCGCGACAAGAGTACCTGGTTTGCTACCGACGAAGGATTGTTTAGAAAGCCTGAAAATGCAGCTACAGAAGTTTACCTGAGTTCCCGTGAAAAGTACCAGGTAGTTAGTTTATTTGAAGATAAATGGGGCTACATCTGGGTAGGAACAATGGGGCAGGGGGTGTTGCGCCTGAATCCTGAAACCGGTAAATATAAACAGCTAAGTATAACCAATGGCCTTATAAACGAGAATGTGTTAAGTATAACAGGCAAAGCAAACGAACTATGGCTGGCAACATTGGGTGGGGTTACTAAATGCACTCTAACAGCAAATGGTAATGCTGATGAACCGGATTATACTTTCCATAATTTTTCACAGCAGAACGGACTAGGCACAAACTATATCTATCAGGCATTTATTGATTCTAAAAACAGGATATGGTTTGCAACTGATGGCAAAGGAATCACAATGCTACAGAACGGCAAATTCAGAAATTTCTCCGGAAAGGATGGCCTTAAAAGCAAAACGGTTTATTCTATTACCGAAGACAAAAAAGGCAATATCTGGTTCAGTACACTGAATTCCGGCGTTTATAAATTTGATGGCAGAACTTTCCGGAACTATAGTTTGCAACAGGGCCTGCACGACCTGAACATAACAGGTATGGCAGCAGATAAACATGGAAATATTTTGCTGATGAACCGGCAGGGTGTAGATGTACTTAATCCTGAAACCGGGGATGTACTGTTTTACGGTAAAGATGCCGGCATCTCCGAGCCTGATCCGGGTTTAAATGTAGTAAGCACCGGGCCTGACGGACGTATCTGGCTGGGTACTCAAAACGGCTTACTCTGCTATGATCCTGCTTTTGCTACAGATCAGTTTAAACCATCCACAAGGCTGCAGGATGTGCAGGTTTTCTTTAAATCGGTGGCGGGGCAACAGAACCACACATTTGACCATGCTAACAACCACCTTACTTTTGAATATACCGGCCTTTGGTACCAGAACCCGGAAGATGTAATTTACAAGGTGAAACTAGAGGGCTATGACCGCAACTGGACCGAATCCCGCAACCAAACGATAACTTATCCAAACCTGCCGCCGGGCAAGTATAAATTTCAGGTTGCTTCGGCGGCCACTCCTGATTTTTCAGGTGCCAAGGCAGTTTCCTATACTTTTGAAATTAAACCTCCCTTCTGGCGAACTTACTGGTTTTATACATTAAGTTTTCTGGCTACTGTTTCCGGTTTATTTCTGTTCATTAAAGGTCGTGAAAAGCGCCTGCGGGAATCTGAAAGGCAGGAAAAAGACAAGGTGATGTTTCAGTTTGAAACATTGAAAAGCCAGGTAAACCCGCATTTCCTCTTCAACAGCTTTAATACGCTGATCTCTACCATTGAAGAAGACCCCGAAGCAGCTGTGCAGTATGTAGAAAAGCTGTCTGATTTCTTTAGAGTGATGCTGACGCTTCGTGAAAAGGATCTGATATCCCTTAGGGAAGAACTTGATCTGGTACGGGATTATGCTTTCCTGCAGCAGCAGCGTTACCGCGAAAACCTGCAGGTAAGTATAGCTGTTCCTGAGGATGCTTTCTGCAAACAAATACCACCGCTCACCCTGCAACTTTTACTTGAGAACGCCATCAAACATAATGTTATTTCCAAGGCAAAGCCGCTGATGGTGCATGTGTTTGTACAGCATGATTACGTGGTGGTGCAGAATAATTTCCAGCCAAAACAAACGCCTGAACTTTCAACCAACATAGGCTTGCAGAACATTAAGAAACGTTACCAGTTGCTGGGAGCCCGCAACATAAAAGTAGAACAGACACAGGAATTATTTACCGTAAGTATACCTTTAATTGACTTAGCAGACGATGGACGTACTGATAATTGA